In Neofelis nebulosa isolate mNeoNeb1 chromosome 13, mNeoNeb1.pri, whole genome shotgun sequence, the genomic stretch GGCATCCCTGACTTTGGCCCTACGGCTGTAAAGTGGAAGCCAGTCACGGGCCGTGGAGCCATCCTCGGTGTTCATCACCACAGCAGTGTTCCTTCACAGACCGCTTACTCGGGGTGGGCTTAGCAAGCTGCTTATTTTGCCCGCCTCCTGGCACAGAGAGTATTGACTTCTCCAACAAGTTCACTCCAAGTTATTGCCACACAGTACTAAAATCCACGATAATACGCATAGAGGCtttgggtttggggtttgtttgtttttgtttttgtttttgttttatcttttcctctttttcccttcatCTCTGGTGTCCATCAAGTTTCTTTTGGGGGCTACGGTGTTTTTCCTCCCCTTTGATTTCTTTGGAATATTTATCCATTCAAATAGTGGGAATTCTCACCTCTTCATTACTGACTGAGGTGCAGAGGGCCGTAAGCCCTTTCGGGGGGCACCCGGGTATTTTATGCAGTCACCATTTGTGAGTGCCCTCCCCATGGACGGGTACATGTGGTTCTCATGTGGTGTAGCCATTTCCAAGCCTAGACTTTAAAATGTATGGTTTGTTTTGGGGGTCTTGCAAAAGAGCCTTATCGCCTCCTTCAGaagaggaagtgtgtgtgtgttctgtttaAAACAGTGAGTGCTTCGTATCAACTGACTGTTGGAAAAATGAAAGGCTACAGTAAATTACATTTCCGTTCACTTTAGCCCTTGATTTCACTTGTTTAAATCTGTAAGCCTGTTTCcttaatgttctaaaattaaatatcttgttctttttctttttcagtcaaaGATGACTCAAATCATACAATAGGAGTGGAGTTTGGTtcaaagataataaatgttggtgGTAAATATGTAAAGTTACAGATATGGGATACAGCAGGCCAAGAACGATTCAGGTAGCTTTCTCTCtaacttaacaaaaatatttgaaaattggaTTTGAAATAACCAATTATAGCCTTTTAATATGTGTAGTTGTCTTCTCCCCTACACAGATTTCAGAACCTTCACCTCTGGAAGCTTAAAGAGCAGCTTCTTGTCTTAAAGGACTGTTTTCTCCAGGTGGCATTGACTTGCTAAAGAACGCGTTAGAATCTCTTTTGAGCGAACACATCCTAATGTAGAGGCTGAGTTATTCTTTGGGACTAGCGAGTACATTTGGAGGATGTGACATTGTGTATTCTGCAGTATACTTTGAGATTAAAATTAAGGCAAAGTAATAGCACAACAATTTCTTCTCTATCTTCCACTTttaaaggagaatttttaaaaacctcttttgcggttttattttgttttacattaacTAGCACGTCCTGACGGCTGGTATACGTTCCACCAAATATTCTCTCCTGCACATTTTTATTACACTATAGTCATAACTGATGTTTGAAATTATGACCCCAGATCACTGCATAGGAGGTTACATGTTTAATAGTCTGTAACTACTAAAGCAAGAAAGTAGATTGATATTTTAGGTGTGTTTTTTGAACAGATACACAAAGTCAAAACAGAACGGATATTCACGGTCTTAAAATTCAGTTAAGTAAAACTCACTCTCACTAtaagcatttcatttcattaaagtcaggagtatattatattttaaatgttcaataatTGTTTGCTTCAGAAATATTGAAACCATTTTTAATCATGATCATTCTTCTGGAACCACTGATCAAACACACAGACTTGTGTTTTCTCAGCCCCAAACCCTCACCGGAATGactataaaataacagaaatggcATTAACTCGCAAACACCCAGAAAGGGAGGGTACGTGATTAGTGGATGGTGACTGACTAAAAGCTACATCTGAGTGCCCATAATGGGGGAGGCCAGGGAGCTGGAGGCCACGTCCTCCTGCTGAGTCCCAAGAAAGGTCAGGATTTGGAAGCTTCAGGTTCTATAGGAGGGAGGTTTAAAGTGTTTCTgtatgtgtgcgcacacacacacacacacacgatgagAAGTTCAGTCTCTGAGTTAAAGCAGGATCTAGACGCGAAGTCATAAGGCGCAGCAGAGGACAGGGACGAGGGAAGgactgaaaagaaggaaatcggTGAAAGTCTGCGAACCCTCGCCCTCTTCTCCCACCTCTTCCCTGGCTGCTGGCCGCCAGGTGCGTATTCAGGAGAAACAATTTTTCTCTGCAGAAGAATGAGTAGCCCCAAAGGAAAGGCCTAAATATAATAACATGCTGGCGTCTCCAATGAAATAGCCCAATGTCTGTGATTTTTCTACTGAAGAAATGAGATTTCAGATGTATCGGGCCCGCCTTAGACCAAATGCAAATGAATGGGGCAAAAAATCCCAACTGGCGTGCATGTCGTGTGAAATTTCAGAGGACAAAGAGGCAGTGGAGACACAAAAAGATCCCCAGAAGAAAAACACAGTCACATTAAAGGAGCAGAAATGGGGATTGCATTTCACCATTcaacagcagcatgcagaagccAGAAGATACGGAAGCCTCACCTTGCCAACTCAACATGAAAAATCCCATTCCGACCTTCGAAACTTAGCCAAACTATCAACCAAGTGTGATAGATAATAAAGTCAGAAGACCTTCAGATATTCAAGAGTAGGGGAAACAAAGGTTATCTTTCACACACTCTTTCTTAGAAACTTCGGGAGGGTACGCTTCATCAATACAAAGAAGTAAACCCTGAAAGAGGACGGTGAAGCACCGCAGGCCGGTCGGTGGCAGGCAAGGGTGCTccctgggaggaagaggagacggagggaagggggtgggaggttaTGAGTGTGCTAGATTCTTATCAAAGCAGGAAAGCAGTAAGCCCTGAAACTCACAAGTCGAATAGTTTCATAAGCATCTTACAGAAAGATGAAAGCAAATGCCGGAGAAAGGAAACGAAGATCCGTGAAAGTAGGGACGTTTGTGCGTTTCTTTGTTGCTTCTCCAAAGCCCTGAGGAGAAGATAGCACGTAGGCGTTCAACATGTATTCTGTTAGTGACTTCATTTAGGAAAAAAGTCAAGTGCAAGGGAAGGAACTCGCCTTGGGAGTGGGGCTCCCAGGAAGAGTGAGGCGGGAGACAGCGGAGTTTCGTGTTGAGACTTTCAGCACTATTTCCTTTTCAAACTACGTACCTGTATTACTCTGCTTTAAATGACTTTTGAGAAACATTAACTGCCTCAAAAAAAGTACTCTTAAATGCTTATATTTGTATACTTGAATAATTTGTTAGACACCACATGTCAAAATACCGTGTTTTAAAGTGAATGACGTGGCCGATATAATTCAGTTTATCTTGAGGAAAACTCTTACCCCTTTCTCTGGAAACTAGATGTCTGCTAGTTTCTGGAAACTAAAATAGAAAAGAGTTGCCTCCGCGTATGTGGAGAAGAGGCCTCCCTCCAGTCCGAGAGGCGGCCCCAGGAAGCACTCACAATGCGGCCCTTCCCACGCTGCACCTGTCCGCCAGATCTCCAAGCATATGCCCTGCAGAGCACGGTCTACGGGTAGAAAGGAGAAGCCTCAAGCTATCTGTGTGCCTTTGGAGTTTAAGAGCcgaaaaatacattcaaaaataGCTGCCCTTTTCAAAGTATCAAACTAATCATGAgtcatcttgtttgtttttgataagtTCCCCAGTTTCCTTTTTGCCCTAAAGATAGGGACTGTTCTGTGATGTGTATTTTCGGACACCAAACGGGGGGTTTTCCACACCTGTTCTCCAGTTTTCCGATACCAACTCAGTGTCCAACAATTCAACTCCAATTCTGACTCTCTCTGGAGTTAGCATCCGACCCCACAGGCTAAGGGGTCCCACGGACCTGCTGCCACTTCATACACTAGTCCTAAATTAGGTGCCCAAGCCATCCTCCCTTCTGCCCAGCAAAATACAAATTCACAGGTTCCCACAACACATCCCCCAGGTTCAGTAATTTgttagaacagctcacagaacttagGAAAGCACTGCATTCACTgtcaccagtttattataaaggatacaacccAGGAACAGCCAAGAGATGCATTGGGCAGTGTATGTGGGAACCGGGTGCTGAGCTCCCAGGCCCTCTCTGGGtgctctgccctctctgcccctgcaaGTGATCATGAACTCGGAAGCGCTCTGAACCCTATCATTTAGGGGTTCTTACGGAGGTGTCGGTAGGTGGACACGGTTGATTCAATCATCGACCGTTGGCAGTTGAGGTCCATTTCCAGCGTCTGAGCACAGGAAGCCTTGTAGGTGTTGACGAGGAATTTGGCTGCTCAGGAAAATGGACCAAGGGGCACAAGTGGCAGTGGGGACACGCGTGGTAGTGGGTGACTGCAGGGATCCAGGCGGAGACCGGTGGTTTGGGTTAGGATGGCCCTGGTGAAGCTGGAAGAACATGGACGACACAGGAGACGGCAGTTAGCGAGCCAAGACCTGACTGGTGGGTCCAGTGTGGAGAAGGTTGAGGATAAAAGCAGAGTTTTCTGGCTGATAAACAGAGGGGCGGTGgcgttccccaccccccaaaccagAACGGACGTGGCGGGTAGGAGCCAAGACGTCCTGTCTTGTAAATGTTAAGTGTGACGTGTTCATTAGGCGGTCACGAGGGGGCATTGGGGCAGCAGCCGGATCTTCCAGAAGTAGCCCGAGCCGCAGATTACTCTCGGGTCAAGGTGTGACTAGAAGAGAGAACCCGGGACTGAGCCCCAGCTCCGAGGAACTCTGGTACAAACAGGGCAGGCTGGCTCGCGAGAGTGTGACCCcgagctggaggaggagaagcggccagtgagggaggagaggggggcgGCTGGTTCAGGGAGGGGTGAGGCGGGGTGGAGGGATGAGGACCCAGAAATGCCGCCGGACTCGGAGACACAGAGGAGCGGACACGGACGCCAGGGCAGTggtgaagagaaggaaacagctgctggggacaACTGCTTTGGAGGAATTGGGGTGCAGAGAGGAACAAACAGCGGGACGGTAGCCGAAAGGACTGTGCCGCACGTCTTGCCGTTCAAGATGGGACGTAGCGGGGCACATTTTATGTTGCTGATGGGGGGTGGAATCgaacagagaaggagaggctgATACTACTGGGGAGAAAGCGTGTTACTGAGAGAAAATAATCCTGAGGACCGTGAGAACGGATAAGATGTGTCAGAGGCACTCAGTTGGCATAGGCGAAGCGGCCTTTCCTTGTTAGGAGcggggaggggaaaagaaggtGAGTACGGGGGCGGTGGGGGCAGTGGCTTCCCGGTTGGAAGATGTAGTGGATTCCCACCCGAGGACTTCCCTTTTCCCGGGAAAAGAGGGCGGCAGCTACGCAGGGCCATGGAGAAGGCCTGAAACTCCCCAGAGGAAGCAGGGCAGGAGTGCTGGGTGCTGAGCGCCCGCCTAGGGGTTCTGATGGCTCCCTAAGACGCTTTGCCCCTCCTTGTAAGTTCAGAGCCGATCTTGGGTGCTGGGGGAGAGCTTCATCTACCTGTTAGGAAATGTCATCGTTGTCTCAGCTGCacgtccccccacctccccagcgtTTCTGTGACGTGATTTCAGACAGGCGAGCCCGTCGTGCGCTCGCTCAGATGTCTGCATCATTTCTGTTTTAATGCAACACCTGTCCCCCCGTGGTGGTCTGCAAAGCAAAAATAGGTGACAGTGTTCAGTGGGAGAGGATCTTGATTGGCCGGAAGTAAGAGTAGTGTAACTCTTTCAGGTCTGTGACGAGAAGTTATTACAGAGGTGCCGCGGGAGCACTCCTCGTCTACGACATCACCAGGTAACgtgaccccctcccccaatccccaCCCCTGGTGGAAGAGGCAGCCCTGCTCCCCGGAGCCTGGTCTTGCCAAAGCGCACCTGCGTGCAGTGTGTGCTTTGTGCCTGGGCTTCTGGAATCCCCTCGGCCCCTTCATCCGGGGCTTTAGAGGTGTCTGAGCCAGCCGCTGCCGCCCCTTTGCCACGTAAGGAAATGCATCAGTGAGGTTTTAGATAAAGCATCCCCAGCGGTTCATTATGTTTCTTAGCTTGATGCTTTGACACATTCCTCAAGGTTCCCAAAGTGAACGTTTAGGTGTGGTAAATTATGAGAAGTCATCGATGTCGATGAAAGGTGagggcccaggctctgggctctgaccGCCCGGGTTCGCATGCAGCTCCGGGCGGCTAGCTGGGTGGTCCTCGGGGAGGGTGCCGTAGCGTCTGGACTTCAATGTCCTGGTCCGTTACAGGGAGCGCTGATAGTTGCATAAGACTTGGGAGGTTTGCAGCTGGTTAAATCGGTTGGTGTTAAGGCCCTTGGCACATCATAAGGATCTGAGTGCACTGTCACCCACATATCacgaattaaattagaaatttggTTCCTTGGTCTCACTTGCCCCATCTCGAGGGCTCAGTAGCCTCTTGGGACTGGTGGCTGCTGAATTGGACGGTACAGATTATAGAACATTCTTGTCCTTGCAGAAGTCCCATCAGACAGCACTGATCTCAGTGTGTGCCGGCACCaccttaacgtttatttttgacacagagagagacagagcatgaacgggggagggtcagagagagggagacacagaatccgaaacaggctccaggctctgagccgtcagcacagagcccgacgcggggctcgaactcacggaccgcgcgatcgtgacctgagccgaagtcggccgcttcaccgactgcgccacccaggcgcccccggcacCACCTTAAAAATGTCATCTATACCCTATCATCTGGCAGCTCTTTCCGGTAGGAACTTGCCCAAAGAGTGTCACCTTGCTGCTGTGACACCCAGTCTGTGTGTTCGGAAGGAGGCACACTGGCAATGAGGTGGCAGCTCCTGGCCCGGCCCTGCCGCACTCGCTCAGGCAGTGAAAGGCTCGGCTTGCCAACTGCAGAGTCGTCAGGCTAAGTAATCTGCCCGCAGGGCAGACGTGTCCCTGAATGTATCAGGACAGAAGACGGCAGATGGCGGAGCTGGCCCTGGAGTCCGACGGACCCAGTCAAGTCCTGGCTCCGCCACTGGCtacttgtgtgactttgggcaacttaATTAATCTCTCCGGGCCTCAGGTTTCTCATGGGAAAGGGAGGTAGAGTTTATGCACACAGTCTTTATAAAGAATGTGATAAACTCCTACAAAGTACGAGCATGCCGCACGGACCTGCTACATGATAAGCTACCTGTTAGAACTTGCTTCCCCACGGTGCACACAACTGAGCCTAGAgctaagagctcaataaatattagcaaaatgaataaaggaacttctgtttccttttgcaCCGATTGGGCAAAAACAAATAGCAGAGTATCTGACTTGCTGTCGCcgtttttctggaagaaaaacaaacaaaccctatgGCGAGGTGTGTAATTGAGCGTTCAGGTTACCTGAGTAACCTTAAAGGTTGTTGACCTTACCCTGACATGTTTAAAAGCAGTGTGAGTAGTGTGAATGATTGGAAAGAGTTGCTAGTTTtataaaaaacatgtattattttcacAATCTTATATTATGCAGCCGAGAAACCTACAATGCGCTTACTAATTGGTTAACAGATGCCAGAATGCTAGCGAGTCAGAACATTGTGATCATCCTCTGTGGGAACAAGAAGGACCTGGACGCAGATCGTGAAGTTACTTTCTTAGAAGCCTCCAGATTTGCTCAAGAAAATGGCAAGTGACCTTTTACTTAATACTACCGCTTTTCAAATGGGCGGATCCGGGGGTAACAACATTGCTTTGGGTTTACCGTATCTACTGAAATTTTAGGATTAAGCCGTACTTAAGAAATGTGAGATTTCCTGTTGTTTTTTAGTAAATTTAGACTTACTTAACCTATTTTCACTGTATTCTGCCCACCAGGTTACGATGAGGATAAAAGCAAATGTGCAAATACTGTGTAATGACCTTTCAGTCCAAGGTCTTTGAACAGCCCAGGCTTTGGTCTAAAGTgaaatttataatattaatttttaaaggccCTAATCAGGTGAtgtcctgtccttttttttttccccctctaatgTAATTTGGGGCTAAGTTGGTAAAATGTTAGATCTAAATAGAAGAGGAAGCAGTGGAAGAGATACTAGGCTTATTGGCTTTATTTTAGTTACATTAAATTAAAGTCATTTGGTTCTAGATGCCTTTGAAACCTCTATGATTTTCCGTACAGAACACCAGAGAGCGACACATAAAATTAATGGTTGCTTATAGATCACAAAACGATCAGAatttagacattttaaataatttttagaaccAGTCAAGAACTAAAATATCCTAGCGCCAATTGTCCCTTGGAGTCTAGGACTACCAAATTATACTCTTACAGATTGGTGTTGTGCTAAGAAAATAAGCATGGGAGAAGAACCTAAGCCATCGTGAGTTTGGAAAGAaaccatttaggggcgcctgggtggcgcagtcggttgagcgtccgacttcagccaggtcacgatctcgcggtccgtgagttcgagccccgcgtcaggctctgggctgatggctcggagcctggagcctgtttccgactctgtgtctccctctctctctgcccctcccctgttcacgctctgtctctctctgtcccagaaataaataaaaaacgttgaaaaaaaaaaaaaatttaaaaaaaaaaaaaaaagaaaccatttagaAATACAGAAGCAAGGCGAGCCGGCCTCCCCACTGGGGTAGTAAGCGCCCCGGTGGATACGAAGAGTATTAATTCATAGAAGGCCTCTTCGCCGTCAGAATGACAAGCTGCCGTGTAGTCCCTTCCAAAATGAAAAACCTTTCGGTTGTATCCATGGTGACATGAAGAATATTTGGAGGATCTCCATCTCGTGTCGACAGCTGGGCCTTCTCTAGCAGCCTGCTTCCTTACCAAACGCTGGAGCTCGCACAGTCTCTCCAGTAGACTTAAGTCCTAACACAATGTGTCTCCCGCTTTTCAGGAAAGCGTAGATGtcttctaacatttaaaaagccgtatttacatttattgattttatttgcaGAAATATGTGGTTCCTAagtaataaattccttttttgccTGCTGTTCGAAGAGAATTCTGAACAGGCTGTCCGTTATTGAATTGTGATCGTCCTCTAAACATGGCTTCGTGTTTTGTTTGATGTCACTTTTAGAGCTGATGTTCTTGGAAACAAGTGCACTAACGGGGGAGAATGTGGAAGAGGCCTTTGTACAATGTGCaagaaaaatacttaacaaaattgaatcaggtaAAAAGTTTTCCATCAATAAACTTTTCTTCAGCGTATTTTACTGTCTAGCCCAGTAGTATCACCTTTCAGTTTTCCAGGAGTGATTTAGTTTAGGAGTGTTCTCTCTACATCCGCCAACCTAAAATTGCCACTTACGGTTTTGAAGGCGTTGTGCACATGGCTGAGGTGAAACCCCACCCTTGTTCATAGTGGCTTCCATGGCCCACTGGTGACAGAGGATGGGCAGTCGGGGCCTCAGTGGGTGTTGGCTTTCAGAACCCCGGCCTTTTTGGGATCCATCGCTTCGAGGAGGAAGATTGGAGCTCTGTTCGCTCTCTGACCACAGCTCACTAGCCCTGCTGGGCCACGGTCATGTGGCGTGATGGTGGACCGCCTGCGTGAGGTTAAGGAAGTTATGGGTACATGCACGATGTTGGTACTTGAAGCTTGTACCTCGTGGATAGTTTATTCCTGAAGCTAACTGAGCGTGCTTCGGTAGTAACGTGTCTCgttattttgttgtatttgtcGCTTCagtaaaaatgagtttaaaataacctggggccccggggtggctctgccagttgagtgtccgactttggctcaagtcatcgtctcacggttcgtgaattcgagccctgcttgcgttctctgctctcggtgcagagcctgcttcagatcctctgtctccctctcctcgcctgcttgcacacactctctctctttctctctctcaaaaataaacagtttttaaaaaaaaacataaaaaaataaaataacccttgTTTAGGCAGCCGACAAAATAGTATGTAGTTGTCATTATTAAAGTTGAGTTTTATTAAGATACCAAAATTATATGTAGATGTTCACTTTTTAATTGATTCACTCAAATATCTGAAGTTGGTTCTTTGTCAGGTGCTAGGATACAAAAACGAATTAATCACAACCTTTGCCCTCAAGAAACTGTCTTTCATGAGACACATCAAAAGAATTACAATACGGTGTGGAGGATACAATAATTGGGAGGCGCATAGAATCCTGGGGTCGCACAGAGAAGGGGAACCTGCCCAGCCAGGTCGCGGAGGTGGTGTCCCTCCAAGAGGAGGTGATAACCGAGCCCAGTCTTTCGAAATGTAGGAATGAGCCAGCCTAGGGAGTGGAGAGGAGGGTAGTCCAGCAGAAGGGACAGCAGGAGTTGAGACTGGCAGAAAATGACCGCAAAGTTGAAATCACTAGAACAGAGAGACtacagtgggggcggggggggggggggggtggcagaggagAAGGTTGGAGACAGGCACCCGCCAGGCCAGTGATTCTCATCAAGGATCTGGAACTTTGTCCTGTGGGTTACTGAGTCTCACCTCTGGCTGTCCACTAGAGTCACCTGGGACACGAAAATTCAGATCCCAGGCCCCACCTCTTGAGATGCTGATTAATTGGGCTGAAGCATAGTCTGGGCATCAGCATTTCTAAAAGCCCTCGTATGTGATTGACTCTAGCGCTCCTCCAGGATTGAGAACCACGGCTGTACGGGATGGGAAGCTATTCAGGGATGGGAGCAGCGAGTGGTAAGGTCAGGTCGGGACCTGAGATACATCATGCATGTAGGCGGCCACGTCAAGGACAGAGTGAAAGAACAGGACTAGAGACCAGGAGAGCAATTAAGGCATTTTTGAGTAATCCAAGTAAAATATGACTGATTAAAGCTTTAAGGAGGATGTGGAAGTAACGATAAGGAGATATAGATGaatctaagaaataaatatttcttagacGCTGGTAGCAGCGTCATGTGACTCCAACGCTAAATAGTAGGGCAGTTGGTTTTGGGGTGAGAGGGGCGGTGAGGCGGTGGGGTCAGGAAGGCATGAGGAGCCAAGGATAACTAGATGTCACACTTGGGTAACTCGGTAAAGAGATGTCATTAAGCCAGAGGATAAGCAGGCTCAAGGACATGAAGGGGAGTCTGTTTCAGATGGGTTCCCTTTGCAGTGCCACTGGCACAACAAGCACGTGCAGTTACAAGCTCTGGGGAGAGGTCTGGGCTGGCGGTATCCATTTGGGAGTCATCAGTACGTAGGAGTAGTCGAAACTACGGAAGGAACGTGATCATCCGAGAGCAGTTGAGAGTGAGAAAAGCAGTGATCAAAAGCAGAGCCTTGGAGAccgagagagaagaggaggaacctacaaaagagaaggaaatggtcAGAGATGTCTGGAAAGAACCAGGGGAAAGTGGGTATCATCTCAGCCCAAACACTAAGCGAGTCAAAGACTTGTTCGCGATCGAGTGAGATGGAGACCAGTCTGATAAGCTAAGAACTAAGCTAAGAAATAGCCACAGGGGTGGGTAATAGGAAGTCACTGATCATCTTCATCAAGAACAGCTCCAGCAGAATTATGAAAATAGAAGACAGCAAATGAGGAACAAAGAGGAAGTGAGAAAGCAGAGTGAGTTTTGATTCCTCTCTT encodes the following:
- the RAB4A gene encoding ras-related protein Rab-4A, with translation MSQTAMSETYDFLFKFLVIGNAGTGKSCLLHQFIEKKFKDDSNHTIGVEFGSKIINVGGKYVKLQIWDTAGQERFRSVTRSYYRGAAGALLVYDITSRETYNALTNWLTDARMLASQNIVIILCGNKKDLDADREVTFLEASRFAQENELMFLETSALTGENVEEAFVQCARKILNKIESGELDPERMGSGIQYGDAALRQLRSPRRAQAPSAQECGC